From Neisseria musculi, the proteins below share one genomic window:
- a CDS encoding terminase large subunit: MLKKSWSTACPDWKRRIIAGESLIPLDPLFKESAELALKIFKQLRLVDVPGEPMMGEVTREWVYEFVAAIFGAYDPQSGVRLIQEFFLLISKKNMKSTLAAGVMLTALILNWRREAEFFIIAPTVEVANNSFKPAKAMIRADNELSDLFQVQDHTRTIIHRMTGATLKVLAAESDTVAGIKGTGVLIEEVWLFGKRAKAADMFTEAKGGLASRPEGFVIYLSTMSDEAPAGVFADLLKRAREIRDGKRIDNRMLPVMYEFPQEMLDNGTYRLPENFYVTNPNLGASVSEAYLTGEFETAKADGEIALRRFMAKHLNVQIALSLTADYWPGAEFWEKSGKEPQVSLDWLLEHCEVIDIGVDGGGLDDLLGISAVGRLKSNPRMWAGWFHAWAHPSVLERRKEIAPRLLDFAKQGDLTLVNRIGDDSDEVAAIVAQVYASGLLDKCGLDPHGVGSILDAMLEQGVPEESVVGVRQGWQLGAAVKTAERKLAEGCFIHSGSNMMNWVVGNARVEQRANGILITKQASGTAKIDPLMAFFNAVSLLSLNPVAKGSVDDFLNDMIIA, encoded by the coding sequence ATGTTGAAAAAATCATGGTCGACCGCCTGCCCCGATTGGAAGCGGCGGATTATCGCCGGAGAAAGCCTGATACCGCTTGACCCGCTGTTTAAAGAATCCGCCGAACTGGCTTTAAAGATATTCAAACAGTTGCGTCTGGTGGATGTGCCGGGCGAACCCATGATGGGCGAAGTAACGCGTGAATGGGTTTACGAATTTGTAGCGGCCATTTTCGGCGCATACGACCCGCAGAGCGGCGTGCGGCTGATTCAGGAATTTTTCCTCCTAATCAGCAAAAAAAACATGAAATCCACATTGGCGGCCGGCGTGATGCTTACTGCGCTGATTCTTAACTGGCGGCGGGAGGCGGAATTTTTCATCATTGCGCCAACTGTGGAAGTGGCAAACAACAGTTTCAAACCGGCAAAGGCCATGATAAGGGCGGATAACGAATTATCAGACCTGTTCCAAGTACAAGACCACACCCGCACCATCATTCACCGCATGACCGGTGCCACCCTGAAAGTTTTGGCCGCCGAAAGTGATACCGTTGCGGGTATCAAAGGCACGGGGGTATTGATTGAGGAAGTTTGGCTGTTTGGTAAACGCGCCAAGGCGGCGGATATGTTCACTGAAGCCAAGGGCGGTTTGGCTTCGCGCCCGGAGGGGTTTGTGATTTACCTCTCCACCATGTCGGACGAGGCACCCGCAGGCGTATTTGCCGACCTGCTGAAACGCGCCCGAGAAATCCGCGACGGTAAGCGCATCGACAACCGCATGTTGCCGGTAATGTACGAATTTCCGCAGGAAATGTTGGATAACGGCACCTACCGCCTGCCTGAAAATTTCTATGTTACCAACCCGAATTTGGGCGCATCGGTTTCCGAAGCATACCTAACCGGCGAATTTGAAACCGCCAAGGCAGACGGCGAAATTGCCTTGCGGCGGTTTATGGCAAAGCATTTAAACGTGCAGATTGCCCTATCCCTAACCGCCGATTACTGGCCGGGCGCCGAATTTTGGGAAAAAAGCGGCAAAGAGCCGCAAGTCAGCCTTGATTGGCTGCTGGAGCATTGCGAAGTTATCGATATAGGCGTTGACGGCGGCGGATTGGATGACTTGTTGGGCATATCGGCGGTAGGCCGTCTGAAAAGCAACCCGCGCATGTGGGCTGGCTGGTTTCATGCGTGGGCGCACCCGTCCGTGTTGGAGCGGCGGAAAGAAATTGCGCCCCGCCTGCTGGATTTCGCCAAACAGGGCGATTTAACGCTGGTAAACCGCATCGGCGACGACAGCGACGAAGTGGCCGCCATCGTAGCGCAGGTATACGCCAGCGGCCTGTTAGATAAATGCGGACTAGACCCGCACGGAGTGGGGTCGATACTCGACGCCATGTTGGAACAGGGCGTACCCGAAGAATCGGTTGTCGGGGTTAGGCAGGGTTGGCAGCTTGGGGCGGCGGTAAAAACCGCCGAACGCAAGCTGGCTGAGGGCTGTTTTATCCATAGCGGCAGCAATATGATGAATTGGGTGGTCGGTAATGCCAGAGTCGAACAGCGAGCCAACGGCATACTTATTACCAAGCAAGCCAGTGGTACCGCAAAAATCGACCCGCTGATGGCATTTTTCAACGCTGTTTCGCTGCTTTCGCTAAATCCGGTAGCCAAAGGCAGTGTGGACGATTTTTTAAATGATATGATTATTGCTTAG
- a CDS encoding terminase small subunit gives MAMNEQKEAFAKAKVRGLSNREAAIAAGYSAKTASASGSRLAKDEDVLAEIASLKEAGYAAAPERAADGVRAHLPSASLPADEAEKAEQAESSESLDRIALAARERAIVRGTTIELDGVVYDQTDPKDQLILCQLGVLSLNRQQIEAAKSLLPYHHGKVADMGKKDAEREAARNAMGGRFGTMQPPEPMQGRLC, from the coding sequence ATGGCAATGAACGAACAAAAAGAAGCATTCGCCAAAGCGAAAGTACGCGGCTTGAGTAATCGGGAAGCGGCAATCGCTGCCGGTTACAGCGCAAAAACAGCCAGTGCCAGCGGTTCGCGGTTGGCAAAAGATGAAGATGTGCTGGCCGAAATCGCAAGCTTAAAGGAAGCCGGCTATGCAGCCGCACCGGAGCGGGCAGCTGATGGCGTGCGTGCGCATTTGCCGTCTGCATCGTTGCCTGCGGACGAGGCTGAAAAGGCCGAACAGGCGGAGTCTTCCGAAAGCCTCGACAGAATAGCCCTTGCCGCCCGCGAGCGTGCCATTGTGCGAGGAACGACTATCGAACTTGACGGCGTGGTATACGACCAAACCGACCCGAAAGACCAGTTGATTTTGTGTCAGCTTGGTGTTTTATCACTTAACCGGCAGCAAATCGAAGCGGCGAAATCCTTATTGCCCTACCATCACGGCAAAGTTGCCGATATGGGCAAAAAAGATGCGGAACGGGAAGCCGCGCGTAATGCGATGGGCGGCCGGTTCGGCACGATGCAGCCGCCAGAACCAATGCAGGGCAGGTTATGTTGA
- a CDS encoding HNH endonuclease, whose product MDAKLPVVGGVPGSARAAKGASSAARGYGYRWQRERAAFLAENPLCVMCSTDLSPVAAMVVDHKTPHGGNDALFWDKSNWQPLCKKCHDSIKQCAEHLARRDGGVKSSEGFPF is encoded by the coding sequence TTGGATGCTAAATTGCCTGTTGTGGGCGGTGTGCCTGGTTCGGCTCGTGCGGCTAAGGGCGCAAGCAGTGCGGCGCGTGGCTACGGCTACCGTTGGCAGCGTGAGCGTGCGGCATTTTTGGCGGAAAATCCATTGTGTGTGATGTGTAGTACGGATTTATCTCCCGTTGCTGCCATGGTGGTTGACCATAAAACGCCGCACGGCGGCAACGATGCGCTGTTTTGGGATAAATCAAACTGGCAGCCGTTATGTAAAAAATGCCATGACAGCATTAAACAGTGTGCCGAGCATTTGGCCCGTAGGGATGGGGGGGTTAAAAGTTCGGAGGGCTTTCCCTTCTAG
- a CDS encoding DUF5906 domain-containing protein — translation MKKLDFKSVADAALNAADNLLAEWLPGGKYKGHEFFALNPTRADRHLGSFAVNTHSGAWADYATGDAGGDLISLYAYLFTNGNQGDAFRAVAERLNIGNFQPVQRVEWGGTPKTGNAKSKRDSWRPVVPFDEERLLHLSGSRAYSFARNGREEGLRAVYRDAEGRPLCVVQRFIEPGGGKSDYPFSWCNNAEGVQQWCNRRVNDPQPLFGLDALAAHPDLPVLVVEGEKCKIVADASGLLGGWVVVSWLGGCNGWKKADWQPLSGRNVVLWPDCDSQREKLTKAEAAAGIDPHSKPFLAKAEQPGFKAMAGIAEKLAGLDCSVRMVQIPEPGVWPCGYDIADAFADGGKLIDPVAALADSALIPWPSENAESFPHLSYDERVRETTHAANEGGAGADYAENNGWRDDELAESDDEMHSLMADLLENYSQIGLKMKAVNLITGETFTRSQMEKIFTKFAVNAWFNSPNRKTMAEFQAEITIKQRRLEALAEYDNFGGMIDRYIYLDGTTDAFDVALGKIVSLAAVKAAFPEQCENWQKSAARKVCPMSNYVFEPALPPGISYTRDGEKVKFINMFKGLPVKSDEPDMLFPSETPLEKIKAAYPKCKHIIGLIEHLCGGNGRMSGDVTEWVLNWLACRFRWPQRKPATALVFISETQGVGKSTLGNKVLKELFGDYFVKLNQNALESQFNAPFQNRLVTVFEEISPSDERKNVIGKFKDMITSETIMIERKGKDPLEYSDYNSFLVFSNDEKAIPIEANDRRFMVMEIREKFSDAQYEALQAEIDAGGIQAFADFLFALPLQYTAGYQRQDDGGNIRMVPVRATFTPHTKPLPTPIKNRMIGLNKSGWEAFFDDWYQGELGLPFITCAAADLWAVYKAWCADTKTFSMTQKNFYASIAKRLQDIRTRVKVDGVEKRLRIFIVPHSWMSKRDQDRYPEPNTGAVFNGDSNTINKADYFGRQISAFNAAASVDLPHLKNL, via the coding sequence ATGAAGAAATTGGATTTTAAATCAGTTGCTGATGCTGCTCTTAATGCCGCCGATAATTTGTTGGCGGAGTGGTTGCCCGGCGGCAAATATAAAGGCCATGAGTTTTTTGCATTAAATCCAACCCGTGCCGACCGGCATTTGGGGTCGTTTGCCGTTAATACGCATTCCGGTGCGTGGGCGGACTACGCCACCGGTGATGCGGGCGGCGATTTAATCAGCTTGTATGCCTACCTGTTTACCAACGGTAATCAGGGCGACGCATTTCGGGCGGTGGCTGAGCGGCTGAATATTGGTAATTTTCAGCCTGTGCAGCGGGTGGAATGGGGCGGTACGCCGAAAACGGGTAATGCTAAATCCAAGCGCGACAGCTGGCGGCCTGTGGTGCCGTTTGATGAAGAACGTTTGCTTCATTTAAGCGGTTCGCGGGCATATTCTTTTGCGCGCAACGGGCGAGAAGAAGGTTTGCGGGCGGTGTACCGCGATGCCGAAGGCCGCCCCTTGTGTGTGGTGCAACGGTTTATCGAGCCGGGCGGCGGCAAGTCGGATTACCCTTTCTCGTGGTGCAATAACGCGGAAGGTGTGCAGCAATGGTGTAACCGGCGCGTTAACGACCCGCAGCCGTTGTTCGGTTTGGATGCGCTGGCGGCGCATCCTGATTTGCCGGTGCTGGTGGTTGAAGGCGAAAAATGTAAGATTGTGGCCGATGCCAGCGGGTTGTTGGGCGGCTGGGTAGTGGTGTCGTGGCTGGGTGGTTGTAACGGCTGGAAAAAGGCGGATTGGCAGCCGCTGTCGGGTAGGAATGTGGTGCTGTGGCCTGATTGCGACAGCCAACGCGAGAAATTGACCAAAGCGGAAGCGGCGGCGGGCATCGACCCTCACAGCAAGCCGTTTTTGGCCAAGGCGGAGCAGCCCGGCTTTAAGGCTATGGCGGGTATCGCCGAAAAGCTGGCCGGTTTGGACTGCTCCGTGCGTATGGTGCAGATTCCCGAACCGGGTGTGTGGCCGTGCGGTTACGATATTGCAGATGCTTTTGCCGATGGCGGCAAACTGATAGACCCTGTGGCGGCTTTGGCCGATTCTGCCCTTATCCCGTGGCCGTCTGAAAATGCGGAATCTTTCCCGCACCTTTCTTATGATGAGCGCGTGCGCGAAACGACGCACGCGGCAAATGAAGGGGGAGCGGGGGCGGATTATGCCGAAAACAACGGCTGGCGGGATGATGAGTTGGCGGAATCTGACGATGAAATGCACAGTTTGATGGCTGATTTGTTGGAAAATTACAGCCAAATCGGTTTAAAAATGAAAGCGGTTAACCTGATAACGGGGGAAACTTTTACACGCTCGCAAATGGAAAAAATATTTACCAAGTTTGCGGTTAATGCTTGGTTTAATTCGCCGAACCGTAAAACGATGGCTGAATTTCAGGCGGAGATCACCATCAAGCAACGGCGTTTGGAAGCGTTGGCGGAATATGACAATTTCGGCGGTATGATTGACCGCTACATCTATCTTGACGGTACAACCGATGCGTTTGATGTTGCTTTGGGTAAGATTGTTTCGCTGGCTGCGGTTAAGGCGGCGTTTCCGGAACAATGCGAGAATTGGCAAAAATCGGCGGCGCGTAAGGTGTGCCCGATGAGCAATTATGTTTTTGAGCCTGCCTTGCCACCCGGTATCAGTTATACCAGGGATGGAGAAAAAGTTAAATTTATCAATATGTTTAAAGGTTTGCCGGTTAAATCTGATGAACCTGATATGCTGTTTCCGTCTGAAACGCCGCTGGAGAAAATCAAGGCGGCTTATCCCAAATGCAAGCATATTATCGGCCTGATTGAGCATCTTTGCGGCGGCAACGGCAGGATGTCGGGCGATGTGACGGAATGGGTTTTAAATTGGTTGGCCTGCCGTTTCAGATGGCCGCAACGCAAACCGGCTACGGCTTTGGTGTTTATTTCCGAAACGCAGGGGGTGGGTAAATCGACGCTGGGCAATAAGGTTTTGAAAGAGTTGTTTGGTGATTATTTTGTGAAACTCAATCAAAATGCACTGGAAAGCCAGTTTAATGCACCGTTTCAAAACAGGTTGGTAACGGTGTTCGAGGAAATCAGCCCGTCTGACGAACGCAAAAACGTTATCGGCAAGTTTAAGGATATGATTACGTCTGAAACCATTATGATTGAGCGTAAAGGCAAAGACCCGCTGGAATATTCGGACTACAATTCGTTTTTGGTTTTTTCAAATGACGAAAAAGCGATACCTATCGAAGCAAACGACCGTCGCTTTATGGTGATGGAAATCCGGGAAAAGTTTTCTGATGCGCAATATGAGGCATTGCAGGCGGAAATCGATGCGGGCGGTATTCAGGCGTTTGCCGATTTTCTGTTTGCCTTGCCGTTGCAATACACGGCAGGTTATCAGCGGCAGGATGATGGCGGCAATATCCGCATGGTGCCTGTGCGGGCAACGTTTACGCCGCATACCAAGCCATTGCCAACTCCGATTAAAAACCGCATGATCGGACTTAATAAATCGGGATGGGAAGCATTTTTCGATGATTGGTATCAAGGCGAGCTTGGTTTGCCGTTTATAACCTGTGCCGCCGCGGATTTGTGGGCCGTTTATAAGGCGTGGTGTGCGGATACCAAAACTTTCAGCATGACGCAAAAGAATTTCTACGCCAGCATAGCCAAACGGTTGCAGGATATACGCACCCGTGTTAAGGTTGACGGAGTTGAAAAACGGCTGCGGATTTTTATCGTGCCGCATTCGTGGATGAGCAAGCGCGATCAGGATAGATACCCGGAGCCGAATACGGGGGCAGTATTTAACGGTGATTCAAATACAATTAATAAGGCTGATTATTTCGGCAGACAAATATCAGCATTTAATGCGGCGGCCAGTGTTGATTTGCCACATTTGAAAAATTTGTAA
- a CDS encoding LexA family transcriptional regulator, with protein MDKYEYRRQRLLELKDTVCNGRISELADRLGRSASYVSRMLYEEDNPHRKRIGDDMLDIIAETFGVTKAWMDGEGSQILTVMTSKNQDTTTFRIFDVAASCGHGYINGDAPDLLRSIEIPNSALQELLGTTNMKGVQLCPPDGDSMEPTIPRRSVTLIKTDVTEFQNSGVYLITFQGYTYIKRLARGKGGVIFVTSDNPAYAKSDFQITPAEYEQLTVHGKFWKVLPLDFMDI; from the coding sequence ATGGATAAATACGAATACCGCAGACAACGTCTGCTAGAACTCAAAGACACCGTATGCAACGGAAGAATAAGCGAACTGGCCGATAGGCTCGGTCGTTCCGCATCCTATGTATCAAGGATGCTGTATGAAGAAGACAATCCGCACCGAAAACGGATTGGCGACGACATGCTCGATATTATTGCTGAAACTTTCGGCGTAACTAAAGCATGGATGGATGGCGAAGGCAGTCAAATACTGACAGTAATGACATCAAAAAACCAAGATACAACAACTTTCCGCATTTTCGACGTGGCCGCATCATGTGGGCATGGCTATATAAACGGAGACGCGCCCGACCTGCTCCGCTCAATTGAAATACCGAATAGTGCCTTACAAGAATTGCTGGGAACCACCAACATGAAAGGTGTGCAGCTATGCCCGCCCGACGGTGACAGCATGGAGCCGACCATACCGCGCCGCTCGGTTACACTGATTAAAACCGACGTAACCGAATTTCAAAACAGCGGCGTATATCTGATTACCTTTCAGGGCTACACCTATATCAAACGGTTGGCGCGGGGCAAAGGCGGGGTAATCTTCGTAACCAGCGACAACCCAGCCTATGCCAAATCCGACTTCCAAATCACGCCCGCCGAATACGAGCAATTAACCGTACACGGCAAATTCTGGAAAGTGCTGCCGCTGGACTTTATGGATATATAA
- a CDS encoding DUF2303 family protein → MEKQQQNIIETALSAAKQPVITSGANGTPVIFYPNGKDSWDYAFETQLLDKPLRKKGTTHLHDTASLIKYVQKHQQEGTQVFVDADYSKGNIEVTAIINGHTSQDADWADHRAFYSPRHTPAAKKWLDNTGEKMNQAQFAAFLTNCARDIVSKNPDNENAVYPTAAEVLDFALNLEYTEKTTFKQGYREQDGRINFTFQSEDAGKTETNLKAFERFAIAFTPFQGGDSYFVEALLKFRIDKNSGALVLWYELQQIEAVIEQATADIAKTLQDAFADIDIYFGRP, encoded by the coding sequence ATGGAAAAACAACAGCAAAACATCATCGAAACCGCATTAAGCGCGGCCAAACAACCGGTAATCACATCAGGTGCAAACGGAACGCCCGTTATCTTTTATCCAAACGGAAAAGATTCATGGGACTACGCATTTGAAACCCAGCTATTAGATAAACCTTTGCGCAAAAAAGGCACCACCCACCTGCACGATACCGCCAGCCTGATTAAATATGTGCAAAAGCACCAACAGGAAGGCACACAGGTTTTCGTGGATGCCGATTACTCAAAAGGCAATATCGAAGTTACCGCCATCATCAACGGCCACACATCGCAAGATGCCGATTGGGCAGACCACCGCGCCTTTTATTCGCCGCGCCACACGCCCGCCGCAAAAAAATGGCTGGACAACACCGGCGAAAAAATGAATCAGGCGCAATTTGCCGCATTTTTAACCAACTGCGCCCGCGACATCGTATCCAAAAACCCCGATAACGAAAACGCCGTTTACCCCACTGCCGCCGAAGTGCTGGATTTCGCACTAAACCTTGAATACACCGAAAAAACCACCTTTAAACAAGGCTACCGCGAGCAAGACGGCCGCATTAACTTCACTTTCCAATCCGAGGATGCCGGCAAAACGGAAACCAACCTGAAAGCGTTTGAACGTTTCGCCATCGCCTTTACCCCGTTCCAAGGCGGCGATTCCTACTTCGTCGAAGCATTGCTGAAATTCCGGATCGACAAAAACAGCGGTGCATTAGTGCTGTGGTACGAATTGCAGCAGATTGAAGCCGTGATCGAACAGGCCACCGCAGACATCGCCAAAACCCTGCAAGACGCCTTTGCCGACATCGACATCTATTTCGGCAGACCTTAA
- a CDS encoding DUF551 domain-containing protein, with product MTNEQLEKEKQAFEEWFDEQATKNDDFRWEVERFDARLGWMAAKEHAAKQDGWINVEENLPNPDDTVLLRDFRNNMQSGYLDGDAEAFVYTDSDSWIDDGVITHWQPLPTPPKTE from the coding sequence ATGACAAACGAACAACTGGAAAAAGAAAAGCAGGCATTTGAAGAGTGGTTCGACGAACAAGCAACCAAAAACGACGATTTTAGATGGGAAGTAGAGCGGTTTGATGCACGGCTCGGCTGGATGGCCGCCAAAGAACACGCCGCCAAGCAAGACGGGTGGATCAACGTAGAAGAAAATTTGCCAAATCCGGACGATACCGTCTTATTGCGGGACTTCCGCAACAACATGCAGTCGGGCTATCTTGACGGCGATGCGGAAGCGTTTGTTTATACCGATTCAGATAGCTGGATTGATGATGGTGTTATAACCCACTGGCAGCCACTACCCACCCCGCCCAAAACGGAGTAA
- a CDS encoding helix-turn-helix transcriptional regulator, with translation MTTETYKAIMQKLETLETTAKKSHLAGLTKESSILLNTQDIADLMGLSYQHTYREIVSHPDFPKPVSLTDRRKKQESRRWIAGDVIKYIHSRKQ, from the coding sequence ATGACAACCGAAACCTATAAAGCCATTATGCAAAAGCTGGAAACGCTCGAAACAACAGCAAAAAAATCACACCTTGCCGGGCTGACCAAAGAAAGCAGTATCCTACTCAACACCCAAGACATCGCCGACTTAATGGGATTAAGCTACCAGCACACCTACCGCGAAATCGTATCGCACCCCGACTTCCCAAAACCCGTAAGCCTGACCGACCGGCGCAAAAAGCAGGAATCCCGCCGCTGGATTGCCGGAGATGTGATTAAATATATCCACAGCAGAAAGCAGTAA
- a CDS encoding exonuclease domain-containing protein: protein MHPIAKKLTQYAQNAVFLDTETTGLDKDSEIIEIAAIDINGEILLNTTVKPTQAFSDSNEAYQVHGIAYSELLHSPSWPQVQDQLLNIIAGRPLLIYNADFDTRLMNQTAYIHQYYEVEYNAVCMMKLYSEWHAAYTQEPKKRHRLIHAAEYCGVTVNNAHRALADCMTTLAIFRHMLANCDKLFDLNSYKQRNKRIKTVANEQGRLFGQTVVITGDLSRPRAEIQQIAADAGCRCTSSVSPKTTILVLGESDMAAPSSKEKRARELQAEGHPIQILSEAEFMALLDE from the coding sequence ATGCACCCCATTGCAAAAAAACTCACACAATATGCACAAAACGCCGTTTTCCTTGATACGGAAACAACAGGCTTAGATAAAGATTCCGAAATCATCGAAATAGCCGCTATCGACATAAACGGCGAAATACTTTTGAATACAACAGTAAAACCCACCCAAGCTTTTTCAGACAGCAACGAAGCTTATCAAGTACACGGAATTGCATATAGCGAACTGCTGCATTCCCCATCTTGGCCACAAGTTCAAGATCAACTGCTAAATATCATAGCAGGCAGACCGTTGCTGATTTACAACGCCGATTTCGATACCCGGCTAATGAACCAAACAGCCTATATCCACCAATACTACGAAGTAGAATACAACGCCGTGTGCATGATGAAGCTGTATAGCGAATGGCATGCAGCCTACACACAAGAGCCAAAAAAGCGTCATCGCCTAATACACGCAGCCGAATATTGCGGCGTTACCGTTAACAACGCCCACCGGGCATTAGCAGACTGCATGACCACATTGGCAATATTCCGCCACATGTTGGCGAATTGCGACAAACTGTTTGACCTAAACAGCTACAAACAACGCAATAAACGGATTAAGACGGTAGCCAATGAACAAGGCCGCTTATTCGGGCAAACAGTGGTTATCACCGGGGATTTAAGCCGACCGCGCGCAGAAATACAACAAATTGCGGCTGATGCAGGCTGTCGTTGCACAAGTAGTGTAAGCCCGAAAACCACTATTCTCGTTTTAGGAGAATCCGATATGGCCGCGCCCAGCAGCAAAGAAAAACGCGCCCGCGAATTGCAGGCCGAAGGTCATCCCATACAGATATTAAGTGAAGCTGAATTTATGGCATTGCTCGACGAATAA
- a CDS encoding phage antirepressor N-terminal domain-containing protein, with protein sequence MNQIKTVQFHGQTISVLLHNNQPHVAMKPICENIGLDWAAQYQKIKRNAVLNSRIVMTTIRGEDGKPRENLCLPLGFLNGWLFGVDANRVKPEIRKRLLQYQAECFEVLNAHFNRPIQQPRIQPPSVAEQLPTRNEILQVIEMLLDRLREINNWGGIEADRHLSKHFGKAPNAATYAELVKMVRWLHRQTQDIGGRPILAGHRYPETQVRPITADLMRNATQSEIMQAVAVHLMPRTANANRRGHAESALFEIANLHEVLLKTLHNKRYNNENKNINDRQIEQALMEAGRLHIFISDLITD encoded by the coding sequence ATGAATCAAATCAAAACCGTTCAATTTCACGGTCAAACCATTTCTGTTTTACTCCACAATAACCAACCGCATGTAGCCATGAAACCGATTTGTGAAAACATCGGTTTGGATTGGGCGGCGCAATATCAAAAAATCAAACGCAACGCTGTTTTAAATTCACGAATTGTTATGACAACAATTCGTGGCGAAGATGGAAAACCCCGCGAAAATTTATGTTTGCCGCTCGGTTTTCTCAATGGCTGGTTATTCGGTGTAGACGCGAACCGCGTCAAACCTGAAATCCGCAAACGGCTACTACAATACCAAGCCGAATGCTTCGAGGTATTAAACGCCCACTTCAACCGCCCCATACAGCAGCCGCGCATCCAACCGCCCAGCGTGGCCGAACAACTGCCCACGCGCAACGAAATACTGCAAGTAATCGAAATGCTGCTCGACCGCCTGCGCGAAATCAACAACTGGGGCGGCATAGAAGCAGATAGGCATCTTTCCAAACATTTCGGCAAAGCACCCAACGCCGCCACCTATGCCGAACTGGTTAAAATGGTGCGCTGGCTGCACCGCCAAACACAGGATATCGGCGGCCGCCCGATTTTGGCCGGCCACCGTTACCCCGAAACCCAAGTCAGACCCATAACGGCGGATTTGATGCGCAACGCCACCCAAAGCGAAATCATGCAGGCCGTAGCCGTACACCTGATGCCCCGCACCGCCAACGCCAACCGCCGCGGCCATGCAGAATCCGCTCTGTTTGAAATTGCCAATCTTCACGAAGTATTGCTGAAAACCTTGCACAACAAACGCTATAATAACGAAAACAAAAACATCAACGACCGCCAAATCGAGCAGGCATTAATGGAAGCGGGCAGGTTGCACATCTTCATCAGCGACCTGATTACCGACTAA
- a CDS encoding type II toxin-antitoxin system HicA family toxin, protein MKYSEFRRWLISQGVEFTTQKRGSHQLIRLGNRTSVFPNHGSKEIGSGLVKKIKKDLNLK, encoded by the coding sequence ATGAAATACAGTGAATTTAGACGATGGCTTATCTCTCAAGGTGTAGAGTTTACCACGCAAAAACGCGGAAGCCATCAGTTAATCAGATTAGGTAATAGAACATCGGTTTTTCCAAACCACGGCAGTAAAGAAATCGGCTCAGGCTTGGTAAAGAAAATCAAAAAAGACTTGAACCTTAAGTAA
- a CDS encoding type II toxin-antitoxin system HicB family antitoxin: MLSYRYELTPDDNGTFLVTFPDIPEAVAVGEDKESAAIEALDGLLCALDGYFEDRRAIPLPSTEQGSDTVTLPALETAKVLLLNEMIAQGVKKAEMARRLDVHMPQIDRLLDLRHNTKIDFLEKAAEKLGKHLSISFA, from the coding sequence ATGTTATCTTATCGCTACGAACTCACCCCGGACGATAACGGAACTTTTTTAGTTACGTTTCCCGATATTCCCGAAGCGGTGGCCGTGGGTGAAGATAAAGAATCGGCAGCAATCGAAGCATTAGATGGTTTGTTGTGCGCACTCGATGGCTACTTTGAAGATCGACGCGCTATTCCGCTACCATCAACGGAACAAGGAAGCGACACCGTTACCTTACCCGCCTTGGAAACTGCAAAAGTATTGCTGCTTAACGAAATGATCGCACAAGGTGTAAAAAAAGCAGAAATGGCACGCCGTCTAGATGTCCACATGCCCCAAATAGACCGCTTGTTAGATTTGCGTCACAATACCAAAATTGATTTTTTGGAAAAAGCAGCAGAAAAGCTGGGAAAGCATTTAAGCATCAGCTTTGCATAA